A segment of the Necator americanus strain Aroian chromosome IV, whole genome shotgun sequence genome:
TTTAGTAATGATTAGAAAAGTATATACAAGCTGTGAATGACTCCAACTAACAACAACACGTAACTTCCTCTTCCTTATGTGCCGTCAACATACACTTTTTAGCACGTCCTTCCTAACAATTTGCTAAGAATCCCAAGAATTCTGGATCTGCATATCGCATGATCTCCAACGACTTTTCAGGCTGGAGGTATGCACGTGGACTTCGACAAGAAATTGGACGTATACGCTAAAGAAATTCTAAAGAGGCTTCCCCAAGTGTCTCCAAAACACTACGTATACAGTGGATATTCTTGAAAAGACGCCAACATGACCTAAAGAAACTACACTTCAGTCATTCACGAAGACGCATGCAACAGTTCCAATTGCTCTAATCTCTACAAAAATGCAGCAAGCTACAAGGTTAAAAGGAAatatggaaagaagaaaacatattgAGAACAATAAGGCGAGTAGCCAAACGAATAGCCTTTGTAGGCGTGTAATGTGGTTAGCAAACGAACTTGCTCACAACATTTAAAACCAATTTACTTAATACCACATGACATATTAAATAGTGTGTTGATCCAGTGAGGTTGAAAGAGAGAATGCTGTCTAGGTATCAACTTCATGAAGTTTGgaaatcaaattcaaatgaactctttttctttcaagaagtcagagatacagcaGATCCCTCTCTCAACACCTACGAGGGAAAAtcaaatgtaaacaaaacttttgtttAAACAAAACCTATTTCATAAgaaactttcacatttctacaaattattttttgaataatctcCTCCTTTTATGATACATTTTCCCAACGTTTcagtaatttcttctttctgtttttggaGAATAAAATTGGACTAGTTGCGCACGAGTGGTTCCACTTGTTCATTggttcaaaggcagcataatcTGGTGTTCTACGGTGGAGTAtctggtggagtatccgtatacggggtcttagattatggagaccggggtaattccgctcatctctccctgaatcactgcaagcagacGGCCCCTGAACGCTGTTTtatacgatgccttctattgcagcgcgccacgcttgcacgcgtagcgtcccctAATGCCTAtgggggcagtccgaattgattttcgacgaatcgcagggcggaggcggcgcaaggggtggagcgttgcaatagctGGCGTCGTACACTACAGCATTCTGGcgtctgtttgcagtgatgcagggagagatgagcggaactacccttcttcataatctacgaccccgtatacggatactctacctgaaacccggaccacctcagattcgtggtacacTGACTTTAAATCGTTTATCTCCAAGTTCTTCTCTGAGAGGTCCAAACATGTGGGAAGAGCAGGGTGATAAGTCTGGGGTCAAGGCGTGCAGTCGGGgagtaaagaaagaaaaatgaaagatacCCCGTCAAACCCATACACCAGATATAACGCAGCGCGAAATTGGGGGAAATGCACCTATCATCCACCTTACAGGCCAGACTTATCGCCATGCGATTTCCACATGTTCTGACCCCTCAAAGACTCCTCATAAAACGAGGAGATTATTTTGTCACTCGTATTCCCCATACACAGGATTGCCTTACCCCATTCCATATGTTTTCATCTGTTCCAAAAGTGCCGATGTTATTCATCTGTTTCACACGGAAAAAAACTTAAGCTACAAAAAACGTGGAATTTACGTAATCGCCATCCCCATCCGCATATCTTCtcacttttgagaaaaagtgtTAAATATTATGTACGTACTACACAAATTACGTAGATGAAATTTCTCGTTGAAAACCTCTGACATTCTCGTGGAtttgtgtttgaaaaaaaaaactccaacaaATGTGTCGGTTTTTCGAAACAGCTCAGTGGCTCGTGAACTATATGATAGCTTATTAAATAAGTTCCGTGACGATCGATGGACATCAGGATCCTTTTCAATGCTActgtgatgcagcgtatgatcaTTAGCAGGAAGACAGCGTCACCTATTTGGGCAGCGACGACGGTGAACCTCTCCAGGATACTCCCATCGCTTATTGCTTGGGCAAGATATGATCGGAGAAAAATCTACAGGAGTCTTATTGCCCGCATTATGGTGCGGTGATAAGAACACAATTCTTGACGACTAAATGTAAAGTGAAACGATGAATTAGTGGAAGTAAAGCATGCtttatttaaaagatttttagtttcagaaatcaagaaaataatgaCTTCTCTCAGTGATCTACATAGGAGATAAAGGAACCATGTTAGCTTTTTCTCTTGGTTGcataaacaaaatatgaatGGAAAACCGAATCCAGAGACGAAACTGAACTTGTAGACTCAGCTCTGCTTTTTGAACAGATGTGTTCTGattggaaataataaaatagttgCATGACCAAAGGCTGTTGCCAAAGTCCCCAAAAAGGGGAAAATCATGAAACCGTGTTTCTCCAATAGTAATCCGGAAACTGCTGGAGCAAAGGTACGGACGAAAGAGTGGAAAGTTGCCGCAATGCTGAGCACAGTTCCCTTAATGATAAAACAGCTTGTTAATCCAGcagtacaaataaaaaacagcGATAAGTGAATAATATTTCAAGCAATAACCTGCTCGCTCACAGTCACAAGTGATGTGAGGAGGCTGTCAGCCGATGTTGTAACCAAACTTATTCCAAAACAAGCGAATGGCATAATGATCACTATCATCCATAGGcgatagaagaagaaaaatagcatgAATGTCATGGTCTGAAAGGCACGGTCATCTACTGTACACCAGAACATTTTAGCTGAAAATTAATGCGAGAGTCATacagaaaacaatcaaaaccATACGAACAATTCCATGCAAAAGGTGCACTTTCAATGAAAGAGACGGAAAACCCCCTCGTTTTCGTATTGAcctgaactctttttttcacaaggataaaaacaaagacGATGGACACAATTCGATTCAGTCTTGTAGTTTTTGTAAACAGTAATGTGTACGATGATAACTGAGATGTGCAAtttaaaactttaaacttAATAAACTGTGACTACTACTTAACCAACCAAACTACAAATACCTATTATGAGTTTAAAGTTGTAAGTCATAATAGGCAATTGTAGATTGATTAAGTAAGAAGACTACTTACAAAGAAGTTCAACCCTATAAAAAGCAATGTCTCTTCAGAAAACAATTTCCTCATCCAAACCACACCAAGCCCATTGCTGCACATTAAGCAAAGTCCTGAAAATCTGAATGACTTATGAAATTTGTAGTTACCAGACAAGCACTTGATTTTCGTTGGTTCAGGTTATCTCTGATCTCAACAAATACAGCCAAAACTTCACGACGAACAGTAAAAATTGATAGATTGTGTCTTTCATGGTTCGTACTCGTGAAAAGTGACAAAATTCTCCCTCACCTGTCGTCATTTGGATTAAATGGCCAGTTTTAACGTCAGCATGGAATTCATCAATTATATAGAGCTGGAATGCGAAGAGTTGAGTTAGTCTACATTTGAATATACACGCAAACCTTATCAATTGCTATGTTCATCACAGAATTTACCCCGCTAacgttaaaatcaaaaaataagcaCTGTTCCTGTGTTCACAGTCTTTTTGGGGTTTTTAACATCAGGAAACCTATGTTGAAATGTTTCACTTTGTCACACATTCTCCGTCAGTAAAGCTTTAAACGTAATAGTCCAATCGATTAAGGTCCAGGTTATTTGGAGATGAACACGCTTCTGATCAAAAAATATAGACTACAGTGGACAGCGACTTCTGAACCTTACAATTCGTGCGAGAGCAGCGCCGTGAGACATGCGCGACATTCCTGAGACAAAATTCTACTACTACTTctactatttctttcttctactcCTTCTACGAAAGCTTTAGCATGGTCGAAAACACCCACGAAAGGATTCTTTGAAATCACTGCATTTCCTTCCAGTGCCTTGTATGTTCGTGATGTCTTTTCTCGTGAATGTCTTTCTTTAGTCGAATTAAAGGAACCTTCTTCGGATAACTCAGAAAGCGAGAACAGTTCAGATATGCTGTGAGCAGTCGATTCAAGTACATAATACACGGACATAGTAGTT
Coding sequences within it:
- a CDS encoding hypothetical protein (NECATOR_CHRIV.G16116.T1); protein product: MNIAIDKLYIIDEFHADVKTGHLIQMTTGLCLMCSNGLGVVWMRKLFSEETLLFIGLNFFTMTFMLFFFFYRLWMIVIIMPFACFGISLVTTSADSLLTSLVTVSEQGTVLSIAATFHSFVRTFAPAVSGLLLEKHGFMIFPFLGTLATAFGHATILLFPIRTHLFKKQS